In Thalassophryne amazonica chromosome 14, fThaAma1.1, whole genome shotgun sequence, one DNA window encodes the following:
- the LOC117524042 gene encoding digestive organ expansion factor homolog has product MEALTAEYEEELEEEEEEEESAEAAESEAALDEQQWSGEEPELDSPQAEPLEQAEAIDEAQALVLEQARAASAAKESSKESEEEEAEGEDSSEKALKMDTDKQGSEKSGSMSPDSIGSEKRPEEAFEPQIQGFFAGERVVPESPTMDMPSFVPPNLQNQAKEPARSLTLQPTYNEPITVSEKQPSVEVVEFSSIGEPSDFSSLGVQVQGEDSKKNTGDRSGMSAYFELQLWRLMSLLHTKAEGYYELSTAGEDKSKIDSVSPEVSYSTLAEARMNQKLQKIQQKILECSQS; this is encoded by the exons ATGGAGGCTCTTACAGCTGAATACGAGGAGGAgttggaagaggaggaggaggaggaggagagtgcAGAGGCAGCAGAGTCCGAAGCAGCTCTTGATGAGCAGCAGTGGAGCGGGGAAGAACCTGAACTGGACAGTCCCCAAGCTGAGCCCTTAGAGCAGGCAGAGGCCATAGACGAGGCCCAGGCTCTAGTCCTGGAGCAGGCCCGGGCAGCTAGTGCTGCTAAAGAAAGCTCTAAGGAGAGcgaggaggaggaagcagagggtGAGGACAGCTCTGAGAAAG CTTTGAAgatggacacagacaaacagggcAGTGAGAAAAGTGGTTCCATGAGCCCAGACAGCATTGGATCAGAGAAACGCCCAGAAGAAGCTTTTGAGCCGCAGATCCAAGGGTTCTTCGCAGGTGAACGAGTTGTACCCGAGAGTCCAACCATGGACATGCCCTCCTTTGTTCCTCCAAATCTTCAAAATCAAGCCAAAGAGCCAGCCAGGTCGCTCACCCTCCAGCCAACATACAATGAGCCCATTACTGTGTCAGAGAagcagccatctgtggaagttgtGGAGTTCAGCAGCATTGGAGAGCCATCTGATTTCTCTTCATTGGGAGTCCAGGTTCAAGGAGAAGAttcaaaaaaaaacacaggggaCAGATCTGGAATGTCAGCATATTTTGAACTTCAGCTTTGGAGACTGATGAGCCTCTTACACACTAAAGCAGAAGGTTATTATGAACTGAGCACAGCTGGTGAAGACAAAAGTAAAATCGATTCAGTTTCTCCAGAAGTCAGCTACAGCACACTGGCTGAAGCCAGGATGAACCAGAAACtacaaaaaatacaacagaaaattcTAGAGTGTTCACAGTCCTGA